The Chloroflexaceae bacterium genome has a segment encoding these proteins:
- a CDS encoding glycosyltransferase family 39 protein encodes MSARILQRRATALIMAALFALALALRCWASGWGLPYVEHPDEPAVLEPAVRMVQEGSANPGKFLYPSLHYYMLAAVVRAHAAWGVARGLYSSLADLPARTYLYTTAPELYVWGRALTAALGALTVPLLYLLGRRMFNWRAGLLAALALALSAYHVEHSHFITTDVPTGVWVTLALLGAWGVATGGRWRAYLLAGAATGLAAGTKYNAGVIGLALGAAAAIYVVAAWREGKQGAVWRLAALHGARLLAAGALAILVFLLTTPFAILDFAAFRRDMLINAQHYASGSHGDFIGRWRLDGYLAFFWRDGLTWPAAVLLLAGLPLLARRAPRQLAILGVAVLAGGGLLLTQAVNFNRNTLPLFPPLFLLAAAATVALAEALGRLLARGAGVSGPQVIDIRPDGAPSTAEVHRERVGWRAGTVIAVALGALLLSPHALETRWLLNYWSKPHTLVAAAETLRAQPRGMLAAVEANPVQWAGDPAVTPVRWLGTYAPDWYRARGYRYLLVNSERYDLADRPAYERLVRGAPAILEMPDRSLGLQPGPGGALLDLGEHAEMIPFVRRPARFGGLIDLLGYELAPGEPRSRITPLEGADARAVPAGAPVQINLYWRALASLDRDYTLFVHVYDAGGRRVAQRDLPLRYEDYPTSRWQPGELVIDRADMPLPALPPGPYRLLVGLYDAATGAPLPTETGAPVELTTLMVGS; translated from the coding sequence ATGAGCGCTCGCATCCTCCAGCGGCGCGCCACGGCGCTGATCATGGCCGCGCTGTTCGCCCTGGCGCTGGCGTTGCGCTGCTGGGCATCGGGGTGGGGCCTGCCGTATGTCGAGCACCCCGACGAACCCGCCGTACTCGAACCGGCGGTGCGCATGGTCCAGGAGGGCAGCGCCAATCCGGGCAAGTTCCTCTACCCTTCCCTGCACTATTACATGCTCGCAGCGGTAGTGCGCGCCCACGCCGCCTGGGGCGTCGCCCGGGGCCTGTACTCTTCGCTTGCTGACCTGCCGGCCAGGACCTACCTGTACACCACTGCGCCGGAGCTGTACGTCTGGGGGCGGGCATTGACGGCCGCGCTTGGCGCGCTCACCGTTCCGCTGCTCTACCTGCTTGGCCGGCGCATGTTCAACTGGCGCGCGGGGTTGCTCGCAGCGCTGGCCCTGGCGCTGAGCGCCTACCATGTGGAGCATAGTCACTTCATTACCACTGATGTGCCCACGGGCGTCTGGGTGACGCTGGCGTTGCTCGGGGCATGGGGCGTGGCGACAGGCGGCCGCTGGCGCGCCTACCTGCTGGCGGGGGCGGCCACGGGCCTTGCCGCAGGCACGAAGTACAACGCCGGGGTGATCGGTCTGGCGCTGGGGGCGGCAGCGGCGATCTACGTGGTTGCCGCCTGGCGCGAGGGGAAACAGGGCGCTGTCTGGCGTCTGGCCGCCCTCCACGGCGCGCGCCTGCTGGCCGCAGGGGCGCTGGCCATCCTGGTCTTTCTGCTGACCACGCCCTTCGCCATCCTCGACTTCGCCGCCTTCCGGCGCGACATGCTGATCAACGCGCAGCACTACGCCAGCGGCAGCCACGGCGATTTCATCGGGCGCTGGCGCCTCGATGGCTACCTGGCCTTCTTCTGGCGCGACGGGCTAACCTGGCCCGCGGCCGTGCTGCTGCTCGCCGGCCTGCCGCTGCTGGCCCGTCGCGCGCCGCGGCAACTGGCCATTCTGGGTGTGGCCGTGCTGGCCGGGGGCGGCTTGCTGCTGACCCAGGCGGTCAACTTCAACCGCAACACCCTGCCGCTGTTTCCGCCGCTGTTCCTGCTGGCGGCGGCGGCGACCGTCGCCCTGGCCGAGGCGCTGGGCCGGCTGCTGGCGCGCGGCGCGGGCGTCAGCGGGCCGCAGGTGATTGACATCCGCCCCGATGGGGCGCCTTCAACCGCCGAGGTGCACCGGGAGCGGGTGGGCTGGCGGGCAGGCACGGTCATCGCCGTCGCGCTGGGAGCGCTGCTCCTCAGCCCGCATGCGCTTGAAACGCGCTGGCTGCTGAACTACTGGAGCAAACCCCACACCCTGGTGGCCGCCGCCGAGACCCTGCGCGCCCAACCCCGCGGCATGCTCGCCGCTGTCGAGGCCAACCCCGTGCAGTGGGCGGGCGATCCGGCGGTGACGCCGGTGCGCTGGCTGGGAACGTATGCGCCTGACTGGTACCGCGCCCGCGGCTACCGCTACCTGCTGGTGAACAGCGAACGCTACGACCTCGCTGATCGCCCGGCCTACGAGCGCCTGGTGCGGGGCGCCCCGGCCATCCTGGAGATGCCTGATCGCTCGCTGGGCCTGCAACCGGGACCGGGCGGCGCGCTGCTCGATCTGGGGGAGCATGCCGAGATGATCCCCTTCGTGCGGCGACCCGCCCGCTTTGGCGGCCTGATTGACCTGCTGGGCTACGAACTCGCCCCCGGCGAACCGCGCAGTCGCATCACGCCGCTAGAAGGGGCCGACGCGCGCGCCGTGCCCGCGGGCGCCCCCGTGCAGATCAACCTCTACTGGCGCGCCCTGGCCTCGCTCGACCGCGATTACACCCTCTTCGTGCACGTCTACGACGCGGGCGGGCGGCGGGTGGCTCAGCGCGACCTGCCCCTGCGCTACGAGGATTACCCGACCAGCCGCTGGCAACCCGGCGAACTGGTGATTGACCGGGCCGACATGCCCCTGCCGGCCCTGCCCCCCGGCCCCTACCGGCTGCTCGTGGGCCTCTACGACGCCGCAACGGGCGCGCCGCTCCCCACGGAAACCGGCGCGCCTGTCGAATTGACCACGCTCATGGTTGGTTCGTAG
- the hisC gene encoding histidinol-phosphate transaminase — protein MFFPANLIRAEIADLEPYTPILPLEVLAARLNLPVERLVKLDANENPYGPSPRALEALAREPFLHIYPDPGHTRLRAALSAYAGQPVERILCGAGADELIDLILRLCLTPGAAVIDCQPTFGMYSFDTGVCGGRVVDVPRRADFSLDLEGIEQAARASEARVLFLTSPNNPTGNLLPPEHLERLLRLPLLVVVDEAYVEFAGVGQGFGAWVGRYENLAVLRTFSKWAGLAGLRVGYGLLPEWLAEQLWKIKQPYNVSVAAQVAAIASLEDRAYLMGNVARIVAERERLQPLLADLPYLRPLSSAANFILCRVEGRSAREVKLALEQQGILVRYYHTSLLRDYIRISIGTPEQSAVLLEALRALA, from the coding sequence ATGTTCTTTCCCGCCAATCTGATCCGCGCCGAGATCGCCGATCTGGAGCCGTACACCCCCATCCTGCCGCTGGAGGTGCTGGCGGCGCGGCTGAACCTGCCCGTCGAGCGTCTGGTGAAGCTCGATGCCAACGAGAACCCCTACGGCCCCTCGCCACGGGCGCTGGAAGCCCTGGCGCGCGAGCCCTTCCTGCACATCTACCCCGATCCCGGCCACACCCGGCTGCGCGCGGCCCTCAGCGCGTATGCCGGCCAGCCGGTCGAGCGCATCCTCTGCGGGGCGGGCGCCGACGAGTTGATTGACCTCATCCTGCGCCTCTGCCTGACCCCCGGCGCCGCCGTGATTGACTGCCAGCCGACCTTTGGCATGTACAGCTTCGACACGGGGGTCTGCGGCGGGCGCGTGGTGGACGTGCCCCGTCGCGCCGATTTCAGCCTCGACCTGGAGGGCATCGAGCAAGCGGCCCGCGCCAGCGAGGCCCGCGTCCTGTTCCTGACCTCGCCCAATAACCCTACCGGCAACCTGCTGCCGCCCGAGCACCTGGAGCGCCTGCTGCGCCTGCCGCTGCTGGTAGTGGTGGACGAAGCCTACGTCGAGTTCGCCGGAGTCGGGCAGGGCTTTGGCGCCTGGGTGGGGCGCTACGAAAACCTGGCAGTGCTGCGCACCTTTAGCAAGTGGGCGGGGCTGGCGGGCCTGCGCGTGGGGTACGGGCTGCTGCCCGAGTGGCTTGCCGAGCAACTCTGGAAGATCAAGCAGCCCTACAATGTGAGCGTGGCGGCCCAGGTCGCTGCAATCGCCTCGCTGGAGGATCGCGCCTACCTGATGGGAAACGTGGCTCGCATCGTAGCCGAGCGCGAGCGGCTGCAGCCGCTGCTGGCCGACCTTCCCTACCTGCGGCCCCTGTCCAGCGCGGCGAATTTCATCCTCTGCCGGGTGGAGGGCCGCTCGGCCCGCGAGGTGAAACTGGCCCTGGAACAGCAAGGCATCCTGGTGCGCTACTACCACACATCCCTGTTGCGCGACTACATCCGTATCAGCATCGGCACGCCGGAGCAGAGCGCCGTCCTCCTGGAGGCCCTGCGCGCCCTGGCGTAG
- a CDS encoding long-chain fatty acid--CoA ligase, with the protein MLNLALLLEQSARQDPGKLAVILDDYKLRYAEVNGAANKVANALVKLGVQPGDKVALMMPNTPHFPICYYGILKAGATVVPLNVLFKQNEVQYHLEDSDSVALITWEGFLPEAGPGFRKTETCHHLIVVQAPGSSEALPEGAISFNQIMAEHAPVFDTVQTRSDDTAVILYTSGTTGRPKGAELSHFNMFFNAMICAEKLLGVVKEDVFLATLPLFHSFGQTCVMNVSLFLGATMTMLPRFEPVKAAEIIQRDRVTVFAGVPTMYFYLLHHPEAAQFDMSSLRRCVSGGSAMPVEVLHAFNQKYNVTILEGYGLSETSPVASFNHLDRPTKPGSIGTPIWGVQMAVVNPEGQPVPTGELGEIVIRGHNVMKGYYKRPEATAEAIRNGWFHTGDLARQDEDGYFYIVDRVKDMIIRGGFNVYPREIEEVLYAHPAVAEAAVIGVPDPALGEEVKAVVAFKPGHSATEQELIDYCKERLAAYKYPRSVEIRESLPKTATGKILKRELKA; encoded by the coding sequence ATGCTGAACCTCGCTCTGCTGCTGGAGCAAAGCGCACGCCAGGACCCCGGCAAGCTCGCGGTGATCCTGGACGATTACAAGCTGCGCTACGCGGAGGTGAACGGGGCCGCCAACAAGGTGGCCAATGCCCTGGTGAAGCTGGGCGTTCAACCGGGCGACAAGGTCGCCCTGATGATGCCGAACACGCCCCATTTCCCCATCTGTTACTACGGCATCCTCAAGGCCGGCGCCACGGTAGTGCCGCTGAATGTGCTCTTCAAACAGAATGAAGTGCAGTACCACCTTGAGGACAGCGACTCGGTGGCGCTGATCACCTGGGAGGGCTTTCTGCCCGAGGCCGGCCCGGGCTTCCGCAAAACCGAGACCTGCCACCATCTGATCGTGGTGCAGGCCCCTGGCAGCAGCGAGGCCCTGCCCGAAGGGGCGATCAGCTTCAACCAGATCATGGCCGAGCACGCGCCGGTCTTCGACACGGTGCAAACCCGCTCCGACGACACTGCGGTGATCCTCTACACCTCGGGCACCACCGGCCGGCCCAAGGGCGCCGAACTGTCGCACTTCAACATGTTTTTCAACGCCATGATCTGCGCCGAGAAGCTGCTCGGCGTGGTCAAAGAAGACGTGTTTCTCGCGACGCTGCCGCTCTTCCACTCCTTCGGCCAGACCTGTGTGATGAACGTGAGCCTGTTCCTCGGAGCGACGATGACCATGCTGCCGCGCTTCGAGCCGGTCAAGGCCGCCGAGATCATCCAGCGCGACCGGGTGACGGTGTTCGCTGGTGTGCCCACGATGTACTTCTACCTGCTGCACCACCCGGAGGCGGCGCAGTTCGATATGTCCTCGCTGCGGCGCTGCGTGTCGGGTGGTTCGGCGATGCCCGTGGAGGTGCTGCACGCCTTCAATCAGAAGTACAACGTGACCATCCTGGAGGGCTACGGCCTCTCCGAAACCTCGCCCGTGGCCTCGTTCAACCACCTCGACCGGCCCACCAAACCCGGCAGCATCGGCACGCCCATCTGGGGCGTGCAGATGGCGGTGGTCAACCCGGAGGGCCAGCCCGTGCCCACTGGTGAGCTGGGCGAGATCGTCATCCGCGGCCATAACGTGATGAAGGGCTACTACAAGCGCCCCGAGGCCACTGCCGAGGCTATCCGCAACGGCTGGTTCCACACCGGCGACCTGGCGCGCCAGGATGAGGACGGCTACTTCTACATCGTTGACCGGGTGAAGGATATGATCATCCGCGGCGGCTTCAACGTCTACCCGCGCGAGATCGAAGAGGTGCTCTACGCCCACCCGGCGGTGGCCGAGGCGGCGGTGATCGGCGTGCCCGACCCGGCCCTGGGCGAGGAGGTCAAGGCGGTGGTGGCCTTCAAACCCGGCCACAGCGCCACCGAGCAGGAGTTGATTGACTACTGCAAGGAGCGCCTGGCCGCCTACAAGTACCCGCGCAGCGTCGAGATCCGCGAGAGCCTGCCCAAGACCGCCACCGGCAAGATCCTCAAGCGCGAGTTGAAGGCGTGA